GATCGAGGCCACTCGGCTTGCCGGTCATCTCCTGCCCTTCGGTGTAGTCCAGCAAATCATCGGCGACCTGGAAAGGCCATCCCGAGTCGTTCCCCGAAGCGCACCAGGGCATCGCGGTGTCGCGGTGCGCCACACAACGCGCCCACTTCACAGGCCGCCATGAAGAGCGTCGCGGTCTTGGCACGAATGAGCGTTTCGTAGTCGCTCTCCGTGAACGCCAGCGCATCAAATGCCGACAACTGGCGCATCTCCCCAAGCGTCATTTCATTCGAGGCCTCAGTGATCGCGCGCATCGCCTCAAGGTCTCCCAACGCCACCAGTTCGCGCAGCGCGCGCAAGTACAGGTAGTCGCCCATGATGACCGACACCTGGTGACTGAAGAGCGAATTCACCGTCGGCATGCCGCGACGAAGCGCCGAATGATCGACGGCATCATCATGTACCAGTGTGGCGAGATGAATGAGTTCGATCACCGCCGCATAGGTCACGGCCCGCGGTTGCGAGCGTTCTTCAACCGCGCTGGCGAGCAGCAACAGCGTCGGCCGGAAGAGCTTGCCCTTCATGCCCATCAGGTGCTGCTGGACTTCCTGCACCAGAGGGACATCGGCGGACACGATGCGCC
This genomic window from Gemmatimonadaceae bacterium contains:
- a CDS encoding polyprenyl synthetase family protein, producing the protein MTISTRTPTALTAALRDIQSPARQQLGAVSQELWRIVSADVPLVQEVQQHLMGMKGKLFRPTLLLLASAVEERSQPRAVTYAAVIELIHLATLVHDDAVDHSALRRGMPTVNSLFSHQVSVIMGDYLYLRALRELVALGDLEAMRAITEASNEMTLGEMRQLSAFDALAFTESDYETLIRAKTATLFMAACEVGALCGAPRHRDALVRFGERLGMAFPGRR